In Nocardia sp. NBC_00403, the DNA window GTCCGCGACCGCCGCCTCAACCACCGCCCCGAGGTGCGCGGCGGCGTGCTCGAGCAGGAGTGCGTGGCGCTCCTCGACGACTTCTTCCGTGCCCAACGTTGACTCGATGTAGCGGGCCGCCAAAGCTCCGCTTTCCCACCTCTCCAGGCGATTTATCGATCCGGCGGTGGTCCGGTATGGTTGTCGGCGGTGGCGTGTCCGAGCGGCCTAAGGAGCACGCCTCGAAAGCGTGTGAGGGGTAACCCCCCTCCGAGGGTTCAAATCCCTCCGCCACCGCCAAAGCCCTTCACCTGTTCACGCAGGTGAAGGGCTATTTTCTTCTCTGTAGTAGGGGATTTAGTCTTGGCCGCGTTGACCGGTCGACACGTCCCTCGACCAGATGCGAGGTACTCGGCGAGGCCACCGCGCGCGGGCAGCCGCGAGATTCGGCCATCTGTCAAGCTTTTCGTCGGTCTTGAAGACACGGTCCACCCATCCGTCATCGGTGGCGTAGGACCCGAACATGTCCGCGACCGGCTCTGCGTCAGCGACGCCGTACCCGGCTCCTACGAAGGTCAGCGCACTCGCAAACAGCGGAGCGGCGCCAAGACGCAGAGTTCGGCCCCAGGGTGGGGTGCCGATTGGCGAGGGCGATCTGCCAGGGGTGTCCGAGTCCGGCGTTCGCCAACCGCGACCTACTCGCGAGCATTCTGTAGCATTCTGTACACCATGTAGCAGTTTGGGTAGCCTGGGGGTATGAAAACGATCCAGCAACGCGACCTCCGCAACGACAGCGGCAAGGTCCTCGCTGCTGTCGAAGCCGGCGAGAGCTTCACCATCACCCGCAATGGCAAACCTGTCGCCGAACTCAAGCCCCTCACACGGCGAACCTTCGTGCCCATCGCCGAACTCGCCCGCACCAGCGCCCACGTGCCGCGTATCGACTACAACGAGTGGCGTGCCGGCATGGATGCGATGATCGACCAGGAGATCCCTGGCCGTGAATGAACCCACCATCCCCCGGCACGTGCTGCTCGACACATCGGTCCTTATCGATTTCCCCGAGGTGCAATCAGCGCTGCCCGATGAAGCGGAAGCCGCCATCAGTGCGATAAGTCTTGCCGAACTCGCCGCGGGACTGCACTCCACCAAAGATCCGATGAAACAAGCCCAACGCCAACTCCAGTTTCAGTGGGTCGCGAAATCGTTCAACCCACTCGCGTTCGACGCCGAGACGGCCAACGTGTACGGGTCGTTGGCCTTTCTCCTCGAGCAGATCGGGCGTAAACCCCGAGGACGAGTGGCCGACCTCCAGATAGCAGCTACAGCAGTCCAGTACAGCTTGCCGCTGTACACCCGCAACCCAGACGACTTCAAGGGGCTCGGACCGCTGCTGAACGTCGTCGCGGTGTAGACGGGCGCAGGGCAGCGGGCGGCCCGTCTGGTGGGCGCAACGGGACCGCATTTGCTGATGTTGATGGACGAGATCGCTCGCTGATCTGATGCAGGTGCGGGCATGTCCACACATCACGTCGACAGGCCGCCGGCCGCGGCGCGGGTTATCGGGCGGGGTAGTGCTCGTCCAGCCATTCGGTGAAGGTTGGACCAGCGAGGACTGCGTCGGGCCCGGGGAGTAGGGCGCCGTTTGCTTGGAGTTCGTGGTTGGGGTCTTCGAGGTCGGTGATTTCTTCGACTCGGGAGGGGGCGCCACGGCGGGCGGCGAGCCGGGATGTGGCGGCGGCGAGGTTGAGCTCTTCCGGGCCGGCTATTTCGATGGTCGTGGTGGGAGCCGTTTCATCGGTGGCGAGTTCGGCCAGTTTTTCGGCGACGGTGCGGGCGGCGACGAGTTGGGTGCGGGTTGCGGGGACGTAGGCCACATCGTCGCGGGTGGTCCAGTCCAGCATCATCTCGGTGAACTCATGGAACTGCGCGGCACGCAGGATCTGTACAGGCACCGGGCCTTCGTTGAGGGTGCGTTCCTGCACGAGTTTTCCGGCGTAGTGACCGGCGGTGAACGGGTCGATGCCGATGATCGAGACCAGGACGATTCGGGTGACGCCGGCCTCGGCCGCTGCTTGTTGCAGGTTTCGGGCAGTGGTGCCGAAGAAGTCTGTCACCGCGTCGGTTTCCGCGGTCGGTGCGTTCACCGCGTCGACGACGACCTGCACACCGGTCAGCGCCTCGGCGAGACCTTCCCCGGTGTAGACGTCGACGCCGGTGGAGCGGGCTATTTCGACTACCTCATGGCCCTGAGTCTCCAGCACATCGACCACCTCGCGGCCGATCCGCCCGCTTGCTCCGGCTACTGCGATCTTCATCGTCTGCTCCTTTATCAGTCTTCTGAGGAACAGACGAAACGTAGCGCCGGAGTGTGACATCGGCATCGATGCGCACGTTGTGCGGCGTTTCTCCGGTCGTGCGGTCCGCGCCACCGCGCGCGCGGGGCTACGGGGACTCGGTGGGCCACGTGGCTGTCGGCCGGAGGATGACTCGAAATCCGGCGGAGGCCCCTGGGTGATCTTCGAATTCGCGGGTATACGCGCAGTAGATGAGTGCAGGAAGGACGCGATGACAGTGCGCCGCCGAAGAGTCCGCGTGGGAACCATGCGCGGCAGATATATGAGTGAGAGTTATATGAGAATTGGCAGTCTGCTGGTCCTGATCTGGTTGGTGATCGGTGTGATCGCCGCGGGTCAGCGCCACTATTTCGACAGCGGCCCGGTGAACTGCGCCGGGTTCGGCACCATCGCCGTCACCGTGATCGCCGGTCCACTCAACTATATGGGTGTGAATCCGAAGATCTCGGATTGCAATGTGCCGCAACCTAGTCCGTAGCAGTTAGGGCAGTGTCGGCCGGTTGGTCCTCCGTTCGCGGTGGTCCACCGCAACAGTGCGGCCCGAGGGCGCGGCGCGCAAACATCGGCGAACCAGTGGGCGGGTTGCGCTCTTACGCGGATAATTGGCACACGTGCGGGTATCCGCTCGAGAGGAAGCGCGGGACCGATGCCAGGCAGGATGCGTCGTGGCACGGCCCGTGCCGCGACGATGCGCAGGTGAAACATGAAACGGGGCACTGCTCTTGTCCTGATCTGGCTGGTCATCGGTGTGATCGCGGCGGGTCAGCGTAACTATTTCGACAGCGGTCCGATCAACTGCGCCGGGTTCGGTTCGATCGCATTGACCGTGCTCGTCGGCCCGCTCAACTACATGGGTGTGAACCCTAAGGTTGCGGACTGCAATGTCCCGCAACCGAGTTCATAGCCGCATTGTCCCGAGGGCACCGGACTCGCCCTGTTCCGGCGAGCAGGGAGCGCTTGCTCGCCGGAACAGGGTGCGATAGACGGTGCCGTCCTACGCCGCGACGATCTCTCGATGCGACTGCGACTGCGACTGCGACTGCGACTGCGACTGCGACTGCGACTGCGACTGCGACTGCGACTGCGACGGTTGGGTTTTCGACTCACCGGTGAGGCGGGCAGCCCCTGCTGCCGCGGCAATCACCAGGCCGACTCCGATCCATTGCGTGAGGTGCAGCCCCTCACCGAGCAACAGCAGCCCCACCCCGGCCGCGACCGCAGGCTCCAAACTCATCAGCACCCCGAACGTCGAGGCCGTGATTCGGCGCAGCGCCTGCAGCTCGATGGCGTGCGGGACCAAAGAAGACAGCACGGCGATACCGACAACGCCGAGCAGCACTATCGGGTCGAACAGTGCCGAGCTTGCATCGACCGCGACCAGGGGCAGCGCCAGAATCGCGCCGAAGCCCAATGCCCAGGCCAGTCCGTCATGACCCGAGGTGTGTTCGCCGACCACCTTGCTGAACACGATGTAGCTGCCCCAGCCCGCAGCCGCGAGCAGCGCGAACAGCACGCCGGTCCAGGACATGGGCCCACCGGTTTTCATCAGAAGCAGCACGCCGCCGCCGGCAAGCAGCGCCCACAGTAGGTCGCGGCCGCGGCGGGAGGATGCGACCGCGACGCCGAGTGGACCCAGGAAATCGATAGTGACCGCGATGCCGAGCGGAATGCGATCGATCGCCGCGTAGAAGAACGAATTCATCACGGCCACAGACACTCCGAGCCCGATGATGCCGGGCAGTGCGTGCCGTTCGATGCGCAGCGACGGCCGCCACAGCGCCATCGCGATGATGCCTGCCATCAGCAGCCGTAGGGCTGCGGTCGGGCCGGTGCCGAGGATTTCGAACAGCTGCTTGGCGATGATCGCGCCGAATTGGATGCTGAGCATGGCGGCGAGGATGAGGACGGGTGCACTGCCGAACATGGAAGCTGTTCTGCCAGTGTGTGATTGCGGCAATGCAACCGCGGGTGGGATTTCTTTGACCGGGCCGATAACCAACGGGTGACTCCATTCTGCGGACACGCGCCGACGCCACCGGTGCGTGCCGGTGGTGCGCGGTCGGATCTCGTATTCGG includes these proteins:
- a CDS encoding EamA family transporter — translated: MFGSAPVLILAAMLSIQFGAIIAKQLFEILGTGPTAALRLLMAGIIAMALWRPSLRIERHALPGIIGLGVSVAVMNSFFYAAIDRIPLGIAVTIDFLGPLGVAVASSRRGRDLLWALLAGGGVLLLMKTGGPMSWTGVLFALLAAAGWGSYIVFSKVVGEHTSGHDGLAWALGFGAILALPLVAVDASSALFDPIVLLGVVGIAVLSSLVPHAIELQALRRITASTFGVLMSLEPAVAAGVGLLLLGEGLHLTQWIGVGLVIAAAAGAARLTGESKTQPSQSQSQSQSQSQSQSQSQSQSQSHREIVAA
- a CDS encoding type II toxin-antitoxin system VapC family toxin encodes the protein MNEPTIPRHVLLDTSVLIDFPEVQSALPDEAEAAISAISLAELAAGLHSTKDPMKQAQRQLQFQWVAKSFNPLAFDAETANVYGSLAFLLEQIGRKPRGRVADLQIAATAVQYSLPLYTRNPDDFKGLGPLLNVVAV
- a CDS encoding type II toxin-antitoxin system Phd/YefM family antitoxin gives rise to the protein MKTIQQRDLRNDSGKVLAAVEAGESFTITRNGKPVAELKPLTRRTFVPIAELARTSAHVPRIDYNEWRAGMDAMIDQEIPGRE
- a CDS encoding SDR family oxidoreductase; amino-acid sequence: MKIAVAGASGRIGREVVDVLETQGHEVVEIARSTGVDVYTGEGLAEALTGVQVVVDAVNAPTAETDAVTDFFGTTARNLQQAAAEAGVTRIVLVSIIGIDPFTAGHYAGKLVQERTLNEGPVPVQILRAAQFHEFTEMMLDWTTRDDVAYVPATRTQLVAARTVAEKLAELATDETAPTTTIEIAGPEELNLAAATSRLAARRGAPSRVEEITDLEDPNHELQANGALLPGPDAVLAGPTFTEWLDEHYPAR